A region of Centropristis striata isolate RG_2023a ecotype Rhode Island chromosome 17, C.striata_1.0, whole genome shotgun sequence DNA encodes the following proteins:
- the LOC131989862 gene encoding uncharacterized protein DDB_G0284459-like isoform X1, which produces MRGDTTTENEAEDHEGSAAASGERRPSVVTLQNMLKKVSQSPFHNQFQTPVSTTSDSSGSSVNKSENRQDSELLGHLSAAATDMTDNQQLHLSQNVGQETLRVNPQNGVNGGLARSNPFYTHYLESGNNGSKTSQEVKHDTIFGPPAEFLSPETKTVESGDESSELPKDIFEALTRPLPPARNKPSNGHFNDVTVNSSDLFKPIPPPKTNLSKTLPSKSSDLFKNDGVSLFQAAKGEDSLHAGSTKEVNLFDKSPSGFVDPFKSASTKEDDPFWSPQPTKANPFHTATTKGADLFQAAPTKSGENKQDPFTKEDLFGTSSSKENLDVFSSSSTKTVDPFPSPIQRDFFQEVSSVGDPFAPSKQDDPFKDVSKGKSYIFQPLPSKFNGKDIFGKTSSDSASKPAYTTPSLDSPSETKLDMLSSPDFLKATPAESHPDVPPKSFNKPQDILQPSPFSRARNLSMTPSQASAEMAHVRTFKRPPRPLPRTRPPKTEKPPQPDKPPKPERPPPPVKPIESEPAPPKTSPKPAFKQLPKPVVPRKLKTLESKPVDSDDSAVFEDVLLIGQECCVEDWPEDSPELNPDFKPSGTLRLRRESMKMKVDSDGGSGEDQDGSGIQGKKDRKFSLSRVSRRGSKEKFPDDTKEGRSRTLSTSRKSSKEYFSEYNMSAEENDDGEQYGLDYKKKHLKTKVNQLLRRASTSSSMSEGKHMNGHLPQESKQDDDLNKKSAKKNSVIRRWSEGVVLDDQYDEEQEEEEEEEEEGGGAQHEEVDGSGFVSFYLY; this is translated from the exons aGTGTTGTGACGCTGCAGAATATGCTGAAAAAGGTTTCCCAAAGCCCTTTCCATAATCAATTCCAG ACTCCTGTTTCAACAACATCTGACTCCAGTGGATCATCTGTGAACAAGTCTGAAAACAGACAG GATAGCGAGCTTCTTGGCCATCTCTCAGCTGCTGCTACCGATATGACGGACAACCAACAGCTACACCTATCGCAG AATGTAGGGCAGGAAACACTCCGTGTAAATCCTCAG AATGGAGTCAATGGGGGTTTGGCCAGAAGTAACCCCTTCTATACGCATTATTTG GAATCTGGCAACAATGGGAGCAAAACCTCACAAGAAGTAAAACATGATACCATCTTCGGCCCTCCAGCTGAGTTTCTGAGTCCTGAAACGAAGACTGTGGAAAGTGGAGATGAATCTTCTGAACTTCCAAAGGACATTTTCGAGGCCCTTACAAGACCCTTACCCCCAGCCAGAAACAAACCTTCAAATGGCCATTTTAATGACGTAACCGTGAACTCCTCAGACTTATTTAAGCCAATCCCACCTCCCAAAACGAACCTCTCCAAAACTTTGCCGTCGAAAAGCTCTGACCTGTTTAAAAATGATGGGGTCAGTCTTTTCCAGGCTGCTAAAGGAGAGGATTCACTCCATGCTGGAAGCACCAAGGAGGTAAACCTCTTTGATAAATCGCCCAGTGGGTTCGTAGATCCATTCAAATCTGCATCAACCAAGGAGGATGATCCCTTCTGGTCTCCACAGCCAACGAAGGCCAACCCTTTCCACACCGCCACGACCAAAGGAGCAGATCTGTTTCAAGCAGCTCCGACCAAAAGTGGGGAAAACAAACAAGATCCCTTTACGAAAGAGGACCTGTTTGGCACGTCGTCTTCTAAGGAAAATCTGGATGTTTTTTCATCTTCGTCCACAAAAACGGTCGACCCGTTCCCAAGCCCGATTCAAAGGGATTTTTTTCAAGAAGTTTCCAGTGTGGGTGACCCATTTGCTCCCTCAAAACAAGACGACCCTTTCAAAGATGTTTCAAAAGGGAAGTCATACATCTTCCAACCACTTCCCTCCAAGTTCAACGGCAAGGATATATTTGGGAAAACTTCCAGCGATAGTGCCTCAAAGCCCGCTTACACTACACCTTCACTCGACAGTCCGTCAGAAACCAAGCTGGACATGCTGTCGTCTCCAGATTTCCTGAAGGCGACGCCAGCAGAATCTCATCCAGACGTCCCACCAAAGTCTTTCAACAAGCCACAAGATATTCTTCAGCCGTCTCCCTTCAGTCGGGCCAGGAATCTGTCCATGACGCCCAGCCAAGCTTCAGCTGAAATGGCTCAT GTGCGGACCTTCAAACGTCCGCCGAGGCCTCTTCCAAGAACCAGACCACCAAAAACTGAAAAGCCGCCTCAGCCAGATAAGCCTCCAAAACCAGAAAGGCCGCCCCCACCAGTGAAACCT ATCGAATCTGAACCAGCTCCACCAAAAACCTCTCCGAAACCAGCCTTCAAACAACTCCCAAAACCAGTTGTTCCCCGCAAACTAAAAACTCTG gaaAGTAAACCGGTTGATTCGGACGACTCTGCTGTCTTTGAGGACGTTCTGCTGATTGGACAA gaATGTTGTGTTGAAGACTGGCCTGAAGACAGCCCTGAGCTTAACCCTGACTTCAAACCG TCCGGAACATTAAGATTACGGCGTGAGTCAATGAAA ATGAAGGTGGACTCTGATGGAGGAAGTGGTGAGGACCAGGACGGCTCTGGGATCCAGGGCAAG AAGGACAGAAAATTCAGTTTGTCCCGTGTTTCCAGAAGAGGGTCAAAg GAGAAGTTTCCGGATGACACAAAGGAGGGGAGGAGCCGGACACTATCCACCTCCCGTAAATCATCAAAG GAGTATTTCTCCGAGTACAACATGTCTGCAGAAGAGAATGACGATGGCGAGCAGTACGGGCTGGATtacaaa AAGAAACATTTGAAGACCAAAGTCAATCAGCTGCTAAGAAGAGCTTCTACTTCTTCATCCATGTCGGAGGGAAAACACATGAACGGACATTTACCACAAGAATCCAAG CAGGATGATGACCTCAATAAGAAAAGTGCCAAGAAAAACTCCGTCATACGCCGATGGTCCGAG GGGGTGGTTCTGGACGACCAATAtgatgaggagcaggaggaagaggaggaggaagaggaggagggaggaggagcgcAGCACGAAGAGGTTGACGGCAGTGGATTTGTAAGCTTTTACTTATACTGA
- the LOC131989862 gene encoding proteoglycan 4-like isoform X2 translates to MRGDTTTENEAEDHEGSAAASGERRPSVVTLQNMLKKVSQSPFHNQFQTPVSTTSDSSGSSVNKSENRQDSELLGHLSAAATDMTDNQQLHLSQNVGQETLRVNPQNGVNGGLARSNPFYTHYLESGNNGSKTSQEVKHDTIFGPPAEFLSPETKTVESGDESSELPKDIFEALTRPLPPARNKPSNGHFNDVTVNSSDLFKPIPPPKTNLSKTLPSKSSDLFKNDGVSLFQAAKGEDSLHAGSTKEVNLFDKSPSGFVDPFKSASTKEDDPFWSPQPTKANPFHTATTKGADLFQAAPTKSGENKQDPFTKEDLFGTSSSKENLDVFSSSSTKTVDPFPSPIQRDFFQEVSSVGDPFAPSKQDDPFKDVSKGKSYIFQPLPSKFNGKDIFGKTSSDSASKPAYTTPSLDSPSETKLDMLSSPDFLKATPAESHPDVPPKSFNKPQDILQPSPFSRARNLSMTPSQASAEMAHVRTFKRPPRPLPRTRPPKTEKPPQPDKPPKPERPPPPVKPIESEPAPPKTSPKPAFKQLPKPVVPRKLKTLESKPVDSDDSAVFEDVLLIGQECCVEDWPEDSPELNPDFKPSGTLRLRRESMKMKVDSDGGSGEDQDGSGIQGKDRKFSLSRVSRRGSKEKFPDDTKEGRSRTLSTSRKSSKEYFSEYNMSAEENDDGEQYGLDYKKKHLKTKVNQLLRRASTSSSMSEGKHMNGHLPQESKQDDDLNKKSAKKNSVIRRWSEGVVLDDQYDEEQEEEEEEEEEGGGAQHEEVDGSGFVSFYLY, encoded by the exons aGTGTTGTGACGCTGCAGAATATGCTGAAAAAGGTTTCCCAAAGCCCTTTCCATAATCAATTCCAG ACTCCTGTTTCAACAACATCTGACTCCAGTGGATCATCTGTGAACAAGTCTGAAAACAGACAG GATAGCGAGCTTCTTGGCCATCTCTCAGCTGCTGCTACCGATATGACGGACAACCAACAGCTACACCTATCGCAG AATGTAGGGCAGGAAACACTCCGTGTAAATCCTCAG AATGGAGTCAATGGGGGTTTGGCCAGAAGTAACCCCTTCTATACGCATTATTTG GAATCTGGCAACAATGGGAGCAAAACCTCACAAGAAGTAAAACATGATACCATCTTCGGCCCTCCAGCTGAGTTTCTGAGTCCTGAAACGAAGACTGTGGAAAGTGGAGATGAATCTTCTGAACTTCCAAAGGACATTTTCGAGGCCCTTACAAGACCCTTACCCCCAGCCAGAAACAAACCTTCAAATGGCCATTTTAATGACGTAACCGTGAACTCCTCAGACTTATTTAAGCCAATCCCACCTCCCAAAACGAACCTCTCCAAAACTTTGCCGTCGAAAAGCTCTGACCTGTTTAAAAATGATGGGGTCAGTCTTTTCCAGGCTGCTAAAGGAGAGGATTCACTCCATGCTGGAAGCACCAAGGAGGTAAACCTCTTTGATAAATCGCCCAGTGGGTTCGTAGATCCATTCAAATCTGCATCAACCAAGGAGGATGATCCCTTCTGGTCTCCACAGCCAACGAAGGCCAACCCTTTCCACACCGCCACGACCAAAGGAGCAGATCTGTTTCAAGCAGCTCCGACCAAAAGTGGGGAAAACAAACAAGATCCCTTTACGAAAGAGGACCTGTTTGGCACGTCGTCTTCTAAGGAAAATCTGGATGTTTTTTCATCTTCGTCCACAAAAACGGTCGACCCGTTCCCAAGCCCGATTCAAAGGGATTTTTTTCAAGAAGTTTCCAGTGTGGGTGACCCATTTGCTCCCTCAAAACAAGACGACCCTTTCAAAGATGTTTCAAAAGGGAAGTCATACATCTTCCAACCACTTCCCTCCAAGTTCAACGGCAAGGATATATTTGGGAAAACTTCCAGCGATAGTGCCTCAAAGCCCGCTTACACTACACCTTCACTCGACAGTCCGTCAGAAACCAAGCTGGACATGCTGTCGTCTCCAGATTTCCTGAAGGCGACGCCAGCAGAATCTCATCCAGACGTCCCACCAAAGTCTTTCAACAAGCCACAAGATATTCTTCAGCCGTCTCCCTTCAGTCGGGCCAGGAATCTGTCCATGACGCCCAGCCAAGCTTCAGCTGAAATGGCTCAT GTGCGGACCTTCAAACGTCCGCCGAGGCCTCTTCCAAGAACCAGACCACCAAAAACTGAAAAGCCGCCTCAGCCAGATAAGCCTCCAAAACCAGAAAGGCCGCCCCCACCAGTGAAACCT ATCGAATCTGAACCAGCTCCACCAAAAACCTCTCCGAAACCAGCCTTCAAACAACTCCCAAAACCAGTTGTTCCCCGCAAACTAAAAACTCTG gaaAGTAAACCGGTTGATTCGGACGACTCTGCTGTCTTTGAGGACGTTCTGCTGATTGGACAA gaATGTTGTGTTGAAGACTGGCCTGAAGACAGCCCTGAGCTTAACCCTGACTTCAAACCG TCCGGAACATTAAGATTACGGCGTGAGTCAATGAAA ATGAAGGTGGACTCTGATGGAGGAAGTGGTGAGGACCAGGACGGCTCTGGGATCCAGGGCAAG GACAGAAAATTCAGTTTGTCCCGTGTTTCCAGAAGAGGGTCAAAg GAGAAGTTTCCGGATGACACAAAGGAGGGGAGGAGCCGGACACTATCCACCTCCCGTAAATCATCAAAG GAGTATTTCTCCGAGTACAACATGTCTGCAGAAGAGAATGACGATGGCGAGCAGTACGGGCTGGATtacaaa AAGAAACATTTGAAGACCAAAGTCAATCAGCTGCTAAGAAGAGCTTCTACTTCTTCATCCATGTCGGAGGGAAAACACATGAACGGACATTTACCACAAGAATCCAAG CAGGATGATGACCTCAATAAGAAAAGTGCCAAGAAAAACTCCGTCATACGCCGATGGTCCGAG GGGGTGGTTCTGGACGACCAATAtgatgaggagcaggaggaagaggaggaggaagaggaggagggaggaggagcgcAGCACGAAGAGGTTGACGGCAGTGGATTTGTAAGCTTTTACTTATACTGA